A genomic window from Methanobrevibacter sp. TLL-48-HuF1 includes:
- a CDS encoding queuosine precursor transporter codes for MFKNTDLTKTDLYAILVGIFCAGLIISNIIASKTFEFFWITLPCGVIIFPLIYIVNDVLAECYGFKKARRAIYLGFFMNLIAVICYNVTMFLPAPAYFTGDGAFHTVLGSTLRLLVASFAAYLIGSLINAKLMVYLKGKYENKLFFRCISSTFAGEGMDALIFITIGFLGTMPVSALLTMIVAQALFKTAYEVVVYPLTRHVIHNVKDLKDY; via the coding sequence ATGTTTAAAAACACTGATTTGACAAAAACAGATTTATATGCAATTCTTGTTGGAATATTCTGTGCAGGATTAATCATTTCCAACATAATTGCAAGTAAAACATTTGAATTTTTTTGGATAACTTTACCATGTGGAGTTATAATTTTTCCATTAATTTACATAGTTAATGATGTGCTTGCTGAATGTTATGGTTTTAAAAAGGCCAGAAGAGCTATTTATTTGGGATTTTTCATGAATTTAATAGCTGTAATCTGTTATAATGTAACTATGTTTTTACCTGCTCCGGCATATTTTACAGGTGATGGTGCTTTCCATACAGTTCTGGGAAGTACTTTAAGATTATTGGTAGCTAGTTTTGCAGCTTATCTGATTGGTTCACTGATAAATGCAAAACTGATGGTTTACTTAAAAGGAAAATATGAAAATAAATTGTTTTTCAGATGCATTTCATCTACATTTGCTGGTGAGGGAATGGATGCACTTATATTTATTACAATAGGATTTTTAGGAACAATGCCTGTATCTGCACTTTTAACTATGATTGTGGCACAGGCATTATTCAAAACAGCTTATGAAGTTGTTGTATATCCTTTAACAAGGCATGTAATACATAATGTAAAAGATTTGAAGGATTATTGA
- a CDS encoding acyltransferase, whose translation MNQQRIKYLDDLRVIGIFAIILVHIASLWVTSTIVGVDWQKLASTIGNIGVPIFLMISGALLLNKNYPTVSGFYKKRFPRITIPFIFWIIIYGIYSLHTTGISNLSYDIANTFLNNLGWYFYLIVGVYLAIPFINEFIRNRGLNEVRYFIMIFILASVFYTACRFFNITSYLDLRFFIGGLSYVIVGYYLANVKIKSPKKVMAGTVLLFLISLFVSYQMPEIGVYEFNNPYLYLNSYLDFSIFRLGLGASVFLFVRCLFLNTATTTGKLTLSISKASYGMYLSHITLFLFIRNHLSIFTAGANGFGIVIRLVLMTIGVFLITWIVTVILSKIPYLKEFSGYH comes from the coding sequence ATGAATCAGCAAAGAATTAAATATTTAGACGATTTAAGAGTTATTGGAATATTTGCTATTATTTTAGTTCACATTGCTTCTTTATGGGTAACATCTACAATTGTCGGTGTTGACTGGCAAAAACTTGCATCAACAATTGGAAATATTGGTGTTCCTATCTTTTTAATGATTAGCGGAGCTCTTCTACTAAATAAAAACTACCCGACAGTATCAGGATTTTATAAAAAGAGATTTCCCAGAATCACCATCCCATTTATATTCTGGATTATTATTTATGGAATTTACTCACTGCACACCACGGGAATCAGTAATTTAAGCTATGACATAGCCAACACATTTCTAAATAATTTGGGATGGTATTTTTATTTGATTGTTGGGGTTTATCTTGCAATACCATTTATCAATGAGTTTATAAGAAATAGAGGATTGAATGAAGTCAGATACTTTATAATGATATTTATTTTAGCTTCAGTATTCTATACTGCCTGCAGATTCTTTAATATCACTTCATATTTAGATTTAAGATTCTTTATTGGAGGATTGTCCTATGTTATTGTAGGTTATTATTTGGCTAATGTAAAAATAAAATCCCCTAAAAAAGTTATGGCAGGAACTGTTTTACTGTTTCTGATTTCACTGTTTGTAAGTTACCAGATGCCTGAAATTGGAGTTTATGAATTTAACAATCCCTATTTATATTTAAATTCATATTTGGATTTCTCAATTTTCCGCTTGGGATTAGGCGCATCAGTATTTTTATTTGTAAGGTGTCTTTTCTTAAATACTGCTACAACAACAGGAAAATTAACATTATCAATAAGTAAAGCCAGTTATGGAATGTATTTAAGTCATATAACCCTGTTTTTATTTATCAGAAATCATTTAAGTATATTTACAGCAGGAGCAAATGGATTTGGAATAGTTATAAGATTAGTGCTAATGACCATTGGAGTATTTTTAATAACATGGATTGTAACTGTAATTTTAAGTAAAATACCTTATTTAAAAGAATTTTCAGGATATCATTAA
- a CDS encoding tetratricopeptide repeat protein: MPILSFSSQDIDIITGKKTMTIRKLWKTPLKKGDRLYCYWNLVSKEKKKIFEAKVADVQTIPFSDLKNNDELAKKEGFESAAEMVKDFKKMYAGKIEDSEMFQIIYFEKLDVNDWKGDKIDEKAMITQRADILFDSGKFDKSTMCYDAALRIDPEDVYLLNKQGDNLSRLGHFDQAILCYDKALKIEPHNEYILNNKAIALLNSGKLDDALKVSDIALAINPNSSIVLYWRGFILEVLGKFDEALDVYDHLILIDSENPEVWNSRGNLLSDMGKLEEAIKSFDRALEVCFDDSELDAGSINRMGNAYIDLGKLDEALECFNTAISLEKNNIDFLLNKGVVLMELGKFEEAVESFNKVLLKSPDNEDAFFLKEECLENL; the protein is encoded by the coding sequence ATGCCAATCTTATCATTTTCAAGTCAGGACATTGATATAATCACTGGAAAAAAGACAATGACAATACGTAAGCTTTGGAAAACTCCTCTTAAAAAAGGCGACAGGCTTTATTGTTACTGGAATTTAGTTTCTAAAGAAAAAAAGAAAATTTTTGAAGCTAAAGTAGCAGATGTGCAAACAATTCCTTTTTCTGATTTGAAAAATAATGATGAATTAGCTAAAAAAGAAGGATTTGAAAGTGCTGCTGAAATGGTTAAAGATTTCAAAAAGATGTATGCTGGCAAAATTGAAGATTCTGAAATGTTTCAAATTATTTACTTTGAAAAATTAGATGTAAATGATTGGAAAGGGGATAAAATCGATGAAAAAGCTATGATAACACAAAGAGCAGATATTCTTTTTGACAGCGGTAAATTTGACAAGTCTACAATGTGTTATGATGCTGCTTTGAGAATTGATCCTGAAGATGTTTATCTGTTAAATAAGCAGGGAGACAACCTGTCAAGGCTAGGACACTTTGATCAGGCAATACTGTGTTATGATAAAGCTTTAAAAATTGAACCTCATAATGAGTATATACTGAACAATAAGGCAATAGCTTTACTTAACTCCGGAAAATTAGACGATGCGCTGAAGGTTAGTGATATTGCACTGGCTATAAATCCGAACAGTTCAATTGTTTTATATTGGAGAGGATTTATTTTAGAAGTTTTAGGTAAGTTTGATGAAGCTTTGGATGTTTATGACCATTTGATTTTAATAGATAGTGAAAATCCGGAAGTATGGAACTCAAGAGGAAATTTATTGTCTGATATGGGTAAATTAGAAGAAGCTATTAAATCTTTTGATAGGGCATTGGAAGTATGTTTTGATGATTCTGAATTGGATGCAGGTTCTATAAATCGTATGGGTAATGCTTATATTGATTTAGGTAAATTAGATGAAGCTCTAGAATGTTTCAACACAGCTATTTCTTTAGAAAAAAACAATATTGATTTTTTATTAAATAAAGGAGTAGTTTTAATGGAGCTGGGAAAATTTGAAGAAGCTGTAGAAAGCTTTAATAAAGTTTTACTTAAATCTCCAGATAATGAAGATGCATTTTTCCTAAAAGAAGAATGTTTGGAGAATTTGTAG
- a CDS encoding anaerobic ribonucleoside-triphosphate reductase activating protein yields MYVGGTVISSVEFHGNMSFVIFMSKCPLACRYCHNVELLDDSTQQSFEEIKKEIDDASDFIDAVVISGGEPLVQSDAVIEILDYVHKIGLKTKLDTSGIYPDKLEEILKLNILDFISLDVKAPFEKYRKITGSNIGSQVHKSMNLINKYGVHLEARTTYVPTLHTKKDIYNLVMDIEAEVYTIQQFRNRNVLDPALEEVEVPNPHDLRKLAESVKPYFDGVVKVKSAEFGEEII; encoded by the coding sequence ATGTATGTAGGGGGAACTGTAATTTCTTCTGTTGAATTTCATGGGAATATGTCTTTTGTCATTTTCATGTCAAAATGCCCTCTTGCTTGCCGTTATTGTCATAATGTTGAACTTTTAGATGATAGCACTCAGCAAAGTTTTGAAGAAATTAAAAAAGAAATAGATGATGCCAGCGATTTTATTGATGCAGTTGTAATATCTGGAGGGGAACCTCTAGTTCAAAGTGATGCAGTCATTGAAATATTGGATTATGTCCATAAAATAGGCCTTAAAACCAAATTGGATACCAGCGGAATTTATCCGGATAAGCTTGAAGAGATTTTAAAACTAAATATTTTGGATTTCATTTCTTTGGATGTTAAAGCTCCTTTTGAGAAATACAGAAAAATTACAGGATCCAATATAGGTTCTCAGGTTCACAAATCAATGAATCTTATAAACAAATATGGTGTTCATCTGGAAGCCAGAACAACTTATGTCCCAACCCTACATACTAAAAAAGATATCTATAATTTGGTAATGGATATTGAAGCTGAAGTTTACACTATTCAGCAATTTAGAAACAGAAATGTTTTGGATCCTGCATTGGAGGAGGTGGAAGTGCCAAATCCTCATGATTTAAGAAAACTTGCAGAATCTGTAAAACCTTATTTTGATGGTGTTGTAAAAGTAAAATCTGCAGAATTCGGTGAAGAAATAATATAA
- a CDS encoding ATP-dependent DNA ligase: MKYQELVDVYSALENTTKRLEKTEIISDFLLKLDSTTLEQVGLLILGSVFPAWSDKEIGIGNKLVMQAVGEAVGVTPDKVEDAVRDHGDIGLACISLYAKKSQTTFFSQPLTIDFVFKSLRKLSEKSGARSTKRKIDIILEMLSQASASEAKYLTRTILEELRIGVGEGVVRDAIAQAFNIDKSVVERAMMLTNDLGLIAVVAKEKGEAGLKELNLTPGTPVKPMLAQLAPPIPEIISEMGVAICETKYDGIRLQVHRHDNEIKIFTRRLENITHALPEIVDLFNEYLPHEDYIVEGEVIATRDGKPLSFQNILHRVRRKHNIDEAMEQVPLKVFLFDLLYYIVPMIDEPLLKRRKKLEEIVNTTPDEINLSNMVYGTPDTVKEVENLFELSLAQHHEGIMIKDAGEPYIPGLRGKKMLKYKAEPETLDMVVVGGTYGIGKRGDFVGSYLVSLRDEDNNLKTVAYVATGLDDATLEYLTKKMKEYELSTKGREIVVEPKIVLEVAFSEIVKSPEYETGYSLRFPVVKNIRKDKGINDIDTVERLLSMYETQ, translated from the coding sequence ATGAAATATCAAGAACTGGTAGATGTATATTCTGCTCTGGAAAATACAACTAAAAGACTGGAAAAAACAGAGATTATATCTGATTTTTTATTAAAATTAGACAGTACTACTCTTGAACAGGTAGGTTTACTAATATTAGGCAGTGTATTTCCTGCCTGGAGTGATAAAGAAATAGGAATCGGAAATAAATTGGTTATGCAGGCTGTCGGTGAAGCTGTAGGAGTTACACCGGACAAAGTTGAAGATGCAGTTCGCGATCATGGTGACATTGGACTTGCATGTATTAGTTTATATGCTAAAAAATCACAAACTACATTTTTTTCCCAGCCTTTAACAATAGATTTTGTATTTAAAAGCTTAAGAAAGCTTTCTGAAAAAAGCGGGGCCAGATCAACAAAACGTAAAATCGACATAATTTTAGAAATGCTGTCTCAGGCTTCAGCCAGTGAAGCAAAATATTTAACACGAACTATTCTTGAAGAACTTAGAATTGGTGTTGGAGAAGGTGTTGTAAGAGATGCAATAGCCCAGGCATTCAATATTGACAAATCAGTTGTTGAGAGAGCTATGATGCTTACAAATGATTTAGGTTTAATAGCTGTTGTTGCAAAAGAAAAAGGAGAAGCCGGACTTAAAGAGTTAAACTTAACTCCGGGAACTCCTGTAAAACCTATGCTTGCACAGCTTGCACCGCCAATTCCTGAAATCATCAGTGAAATGGGCGTTGCTATCTGTGAAACCAAATATGACGGAATCCGTCTTCAGGTACACAGACACGACAATGAAATAAAAATATTCACAAGAAGACTTGAAAACATTACTCATGCACTGCCTGAAATTGTAGATTTGTTTAATGAATACCTTCCTCATGAGGACTATATTGTAGAAGGTGAAGTAATAGCTACAAGAGACGGGAAACCTCTATCTTTCCAGAATATCCTTCATAGGGTCAGAAGAAAACACAATATCGATGAAGCTATGGAACAGGTCCCTCTAAAAGTTTTCCTGTTTGATTTATTATATTATATAGTTCCAATGATAGATGAACCTCTGCTTAAAAGAAGAAAAAAACTTGAAGAAATTGTCAACACCACACCTGATGAAATCAATTTAAGCAATATGGTTTATGGAACTCCAGATACTGTTAAAGAAGTGGAAAATCTATTTGAATTATCCCTGGCTCAACATCATGAAGGAATAATGATTAAAGATGCTGGAGAACCTTATATTCCAGGACTTCGTGGTAAAAAAATGCTTAAATATAAAGCAGAACCTGAAACATTAGATATGGTTGTTGTTGGGGGAACCTACGGTATCGGTAAAAGAGGAGATTTTGTCGGATCATATTTAGTGTCTCTACGTGATGAAGACAACAATTTAAAAACAGTTGCTTATGTAGCTACAGGTCTTGATGATGCTACCTTAGAATACCTTACTAAAAAAATGAAAGAATATGAACTATCTACAAAAGGCAGAGAAATCGTTGTAGAACCTAAAATCGTATTGGAAGTGGCATTTAGTGAAATTGTTAAAAGTCCTGAATATGAAACCGGATACTCCCTGCGTTTCCCTGTTGTTAAAAATATTAGAAAAGACAAAGGAATAAATGATATTGATACAGTTGAAAGGCTGCTTTCAATGTATGAAACTCAATAA
- a CDS encoding exodeoxyribonuclease VII large subunit, which produces MEITDDKLLKIALITSLIGLIGLIIFTPSIEVKKVEIQDINRGMIDEEVSIEGVVSDVKSSASKSSYFLTVNDGTGQMSLIIFESQLAQLEDNGIDIESYKGKKVNVVGTVTQYNSQLELILSSGDDIKMV; this is translated from the coding sequence ATGGAAATTACAGACGATAAATTACTGAAAATAGCTCTGATAACTTCATTAATAGGTTTAATCGGTTTAATCATATTTACTCCATCAATTGAAGTTAAAAAAGTAGAAATTCAGGATATAAACAGAGGGATGATTGATGAGGAAGTTAGCATTGAAGGTGTTGTCAGTGATGTTAAATCCTCAGCAAGTAAAAGCAGCTATTTTTTAACTGTCAATGACGGAACCGGCCAGATGTCTTTAATAATCTTTGAAAGCCAATTAGCCCAGCTGGAAGACAATGGAATAGACATTGAAAGTTATAAAGGTAAAAAGGTTAATGTTGTCGGAACAGTTACCCAGTACAATTCCCAGCTTGAGCTTATTTTATCAAGTGGAGATGATATAAAAATGGTTTGA
- a CDS encoding DUF2142 domain-containing protein → MFKDKLELFYNESILNKKYIFFYLIFIVAAFFSMMSLKNYAAPKLEILVFAVVAILGIFLINYYSLNSKKNLFKVVFIAILCFGLICSSLMPLFDACDEEEHFERAFLTSQGDFFPNYQNNSFNSIQSVLVLIDNRPATVFDTNVDTQPINYTSTHYHSAFQQNPFFGYLAQGLGILLAEILSLNQIWMLWLARAFNVLLYAALAAYAVKKTPIGKHLFFVMAAVPLAIYQISSVSIDATIFGLALVAVAYLFSLIKSSEKVTPKQIAVYTLLCLLLGLCKVTYFAFIFLVLLIPRDNFERNKQYLFGILAVAVLAVVALLWSKYYATPAILHSYRMDYMAQHNINAASQVQYLISHPSQFVIAINFALNNLGYIFSSLFTFSYPHEGHMHNSDFISPIYQLFLGALIFLYPLKEKFSRNFRIGALAVAVLVYIGTFVIQLLTWTPVGSIYTEGIQARYFLPLFILLPFIFNFNDNLGLDTEKIDNYIVVLVLGFIAATVLCLVCGCY, encoded by the coding sequence ATGTTTAAGGATAAATTAGAATTGTTTTACAATGAAAGTATTTTAAATAAAAAATATATTTTCTTTTATTTGATTTTTATAGTGGCTGCATTTTTCTCAATGATGAGTTTAAAAAATTATGCTGCTCCTAAATTGGAAATTCTTGTTTTTGCAGTTGTAGCTATTTTGGGAATCTTTTTAATTAATTATTATAGTTTAAACAGTAAAAAGAATCTGTTTAAAGTAGTTTTTATAGCTATTTTATGTTTTGGATTAATATGTTCCTCTTTGATGCCTCTTTTTGATGCATGTGATGAGGAAGAGCATTTTGAAAGAGCATTTTTAACTTCTCAGGGAGATTTTTTCCCGAATTATCAGAATAACAGTTTTAATTCAATTCAAAGTGTTTTGGTTTTAATTGATAACAGGCCTGCAACAGTTTTTGATACAAATGTTGATACGCAGCCTATTAATTACACATCTACTCATTATCACTCTGCATTTCAGCAAAATCCGTTTTTCGGTTATTTGGCACAGGGACTGGGAATTTTACTTGCTGAAATTTTATCTTTAAATCAGATTTGGATGCTGTGGTTAGCCAGGGCTTTCAATGTTTTATTATATGCAGCTCTTGCAGCTTATGCAGTTAAAAAAACACCGATTGGAAAACATTTGTTTTTTGTAATGGCAGCTGTTCCATTAGCTATTTATCAAATATCTTCAGTAAGTATTGATGCAACTATTTTTGGTTTGGCTTTAGTAGCTGTTGCCTATCTGTTTTCACTGATTAAAAGTAGTGAAAAAGTAACTCCTAAACAAATTGCTGTTTACACGCTGCTCTGTCTGCTTTTAGGTTTATGTAAAGTTACTTATTTTGCATTTATATTTTTAGTTCTGCTTATTCCCAGAGATAACTTTGAAAGAAACAAACAGTATTTATTTGGCATTTTGGCAGTTGCTGTTTTAGCTGTTGTAGCTTTATTGTGGTCAAAATATTATGCAACTCCTGCAATATTGCATTCCTACAGAATGGATTATATGGCTCAGCACAATATTAATGCTGCTTCTCAGGTACAGTATCTGATTTCCCATCCTTCACAATTTGTAATAGCTATTAATTTTGCTTTAAATAATTTAGGTTATATTTTCAGCTCTTTATTTACGTTTTCATATCCTCATGAAGGACATATGCATAATTCAGATTTTATATCTCCGATTTATCAGCTGTTTTTAGGAGCTCTGATTTTTTTATATCCTTTAAAAGAGAAATTTTCCAGAAATTTCAGAATTGGTGCTCTGGCTGTTGCTGTTTTGGTTTATATTGGCACATTTGTAATCCAGCTGCTGACATGGACTCCTGTAGGAAGTATTTATACTGAAGGTATTCAGGCAAGGTATTTTTTACCTCTGTTTATTTTACTGCCGTTTATATTTAATTTTAATGATAATTTAGGTTTGGATACTGAAAAAATTGATAATTATATTGTAGTTTTAGTTTTAGGCTTTATAGCAGCTACTGTTTTGTGTCTTGTTTGTGGCTGTTATTAG
- a CDS encoding TetR/AcrR family transcriptional regulator — protein MKIQTKDKIFDVALDLFSKKGYDSVSIRTIASEVGIKESSIYNHYSSKKEILMSILKYFEEYFQGNPLDDENVRKLLEKNPEEFYHQGSEMFKQQIFEEKILKILKLIFVQMYQIDEIKEFFLNEILGGSVAFWSDVFEILIQKNVIGSDCSPNKLAEMYFGFSMFKLWEIFLKHEEFPEAEIEIMFDEVEEYHKFLLDSVRADKDD, from the coding sequence ATGAAAATACAGACAAAAGATAAAATATTTGATGTAGCATTAGATTTATTTTCTAAAAAAGGATATGATTCAGTATCTATTAGAACAATAGCTTCAGAAGTAGGGATTAAAGAAAGCTCAATTTATAATCATTATTCAAGTAAAAAAGAGATTTTAATGTCAATTTTAAAATATTTTGAAGAATATTTTCAGGGAAATCCCTTAGATGATGAAAATGTCAGAAAATTACTTGAAAAAAACCCTGAAGAGTTCTATCATCAGGGATCGGAAATGTTTAAACAGCAGATTTTCGAAGAAAAGATTTTAAAAATTCTGAAGCTGATTTTTGTTCAGATGTATCAGATAGATGAAATTAAAGAATTTTTCCTAAATGAAATACTTGGAGGGTCTGTTGCCTTCTGGAGTGATGTTTTTGAAATATTAATCCAAAAAAATGTAATAGGAAGCGACTGCAGTCCGAATAAATTGGCGGAAATGTATTTCGGATTTTCCATGTTTAAATTATGGGAAATATTTCTGAAGCATGAGGAATTTCCAGAAGCAGAAATTGAAATCATGTTTGATGAAGTTGAAGAGTATCATAAATTCCTTCTGGATAGTGTAAGGGCTGATAAAGATGATTAG
- the glmM gene encoding phosphoglucosamine mutase, with translation MRQLIMSDKKRLFGTFGVRRVANEVLTPEFASRLAACYGSVVQGTVAVGGDTRTSSPMLMEAVKAGLLSSGCDVVDLGILPTPGVQYGVRKYYDGGVMITASHNPPKYNGIKFLDELGIGIPDDMELEIEKLYFDEEPKRAHWSEIGQLYHNDKIIDEYIDEAISKVDVEAIKKANLKVVVDCGSGAGSYTAPYLIRKLGCDVTTLNCQADGFFPGRDPEPIEENLQELINVVKQLNADIGLAHDGDADRTICIDEKGNFVLGDKTFSLVEKQMLKENNGGTIVTTVATSQAIYDIAEEYNGEVIATAVGDLLVARKLKDEDGLFGGEENGGLIFPDFVYGRDAVMTVAKILETIAKEKKPLSKLVEELPVYYATKTKIECSDDLKEEVMENIANEIKTTTDFDLDTTDGVKILKDDGWVIIRPSGTEPIFRCFAESDSQEKADAMTDWGLSLIKKYKD, from the coding sequence ATGAGGCAATTAATAATGTCAGATAAAAAAAGATTATTCGGGACTTTTGGAGTTAGAAGAGTAGCTAATGAAGTTTTAACTCCTGAATTTGCATCCAGACTTGCAGCATGTTACGGATCAGTAGTTCAAGGAACTGTAGCTGTTGGTGGAGATACAAGAACAAGCAGTCCCATGTTAATGGAAGCTGTAAAAGCTGGACTTTTATCTTCCGGTTGTGATGTTGTAGATTTAGGAATCCTACCTACTCCTGGAGTCCAATATGGTGTTCGCAAGTATTATGATGGCGGAGTTATGATTACTGCTTCACATAATCCTCCTAAATATAATGGAATCAAATTTTTAGATGAATTAGGTATTGGAATTCCTGATGATATGGAATTAGAAATTGAAAAATTATATTTTGATGAAGAACCAAAAAGAGCTCACTGGAGTGAAATTGGTCAATTATACCACAATGACAAAATTATTGACGAATACATTGATGAAGCAATCAGCAAAGTAGATGTTGAAGCTATTAAAAAAGCCAATTTAAAAGTTGTTGTTGACTGCGGTTCCGGAGCCGGATCATACACTGCTCCTTATTTAATTAGGAAATTAGGCTGTGATGTAACTACTCTAAACTGTCAGGCTGACGGATTTTTCCCGGGTCGTGACCCAGAACCAATTGAAGAAAATTTACAGGAGCTAATTAATGTTGTAAAACAGTTAAATGCAGATATTGGACTTGCTCATGACGGAGATGCAGACAGAACCATCTGTATTGATGAAAAAGGAAACTTCGTACTTGGAGATAAAACATTTTCACTTGTTGAAAAACAGATGCTTAAAGAAAATAACGGCGGTACAATAGTTACAACTGTTGCAACCTCACAGGCTATTTATGATATTGCTGAAGAGTACAATGGTGAAGTAATAGCTACTGCTGTTGGAGATTTGCTTGTAGCCCGTAAATTAAAAGATGAAGATGGATTATTTGGTGGAGAAGAAAACGGTGGATTAATCTTCCCTGATTTTGTTTACGGAAGAGATGCAGTTATGACTGTAGCTAAAATACTTGAAACAATAGCTAAAGAGAAAAAGCCATTATCCAAATTAGTTGAAGAACTTCCTGTTTACTATGCAACAAAAACAAAAATTGAATGCAGTGATGATTTAAAAGAAGAAGTTATGGAAAACATAGCTAATGAAATAAAAACCACTACTGATTTCGACTTAGACACTACTGACGGTGTTAAAATCCTAAAAGATGATGGATGGGTAATTATCAGACCGTCAGGTACTGAACCAATCTTCAGATGTTTTGCTGAATCTGACTCTCAGGAAAAAGCAGATGCAATGACTGACTGGGGATTAAGTTTAATTAAAAAATACAAAGATTAA
- a CDS encoding DUF116 domain-containing protein, with the protein MISPDSPYEVNDMYYDDVKKLADEFLEFAHSCFDDDEKILEGLIVSVYWKLCCDKFSSLAQIIDYLEYIGDFNDQLPYLRKWENTDFSPYLILGDWFCKNASKYLAPYTFNLNYYLEKYKDKPKSKQEKIFFNSSKELYYLNMLCSEIMGRIFRPDYESRKRKAIVLPICMKINQKSCHAIEKKLGEVCQECNSECEIAKITEEYDCEVYLVSHKSSAFQNATDTDKKELAIVGVACPLNLISGGWKAAALGMPPQCVLLDKVACSRHWLNEDVPSSINKKELKKIF; encoded by the coding sequence ATGATTAGTCCGGATTCACCATATGAAGTTAATGACATGTATTATGATGATGTAAAAAAATTAGCTGATGAATTTCTGGAATTTGCTCACAGCTGCTTTGATGATGATGAAAAAATTCTTGAGGGATTAATTGTAAGTGTTTACTGGAAGTTATGCTGTGATAAATTTTCTTCTTTAGCACAGATAATTGATTATTTGGAATATATTGGGGATTTTAATGATCAGCTCCCTTATTTAAGAAAATGGGAAAATACTGATTTTTCCCCATATCTTATTTTGGGAGATTGGTTTTGTAAAAATGCTTCAAAATACTTGGCACCATATACATTTAATTTAAATTATTATTTGGAAAAGTATAAGGATAAGCCTAAATCAAAACAAGAGAAAATATTTTTCAATAGTTCAAAAGAATTATACTATTTAAACATGCTTTGCTCTGAAATAATGGGGAGAATTTTCAGACCAGATTATGAATCAAGAAAAAGAAAAGCAATAGTCCTGCCAATATGTATGAAAATAAATCAGAAAAGCTGTCATGCTATTGAAAAAAAACTTGGAGAAGTCTGTCAGGAATGTAATTCGGAATGTGAAATAGCTAAAATAACTGAAGAGTATGACTGTGAAGTATATCTGGTTTCCCATAAATCCTCGGCATTTCAAAATGCAACAGATACTGATAAAAAAGAGCTGGCTATTGTTGGAGTTGCATGTCCTTTAAATTTAATTTCAGGAGGATGGAAAGCAGCAGCACTTGGAATGCCTCCGCAATGTGTACTGCTTGATAAAGTAGCATGCAGCAGACATTGGCTTAATGAGGATGTTCCATCATCAATCAATAAAAAAGAGTTAAAAAAAATATTTTAG